A DNA window from Actinomadura coerulea contains the following coding sequences:
- the rpsQ gene encoding 30S ribosomal protein S17 has protein sequence MTEQTTEQRSSRKILEGLVVSDKMDKTVVVSVEDRVKHPKYHKVIRRTKNYKAHDEANECGVGDRVRLMETRPLSATKRWRVVEILEKAK, from the coding sequence ATGACCGAGCAGACGACCGAGCAGCGGAGCAGCCGCAAGATCCTTGAGGGTCTCGTGGTCAGCGACAAGATGGACAAGACCGTGGTCGTGTCCGTCGAGGACCGCGTGAAGCACCCCAAGTACCACAAGGTGATCCGCCGCACGAAGAACTACAAGGCGCACGACGAGGCCAACGAGTGCGGCGTCGGCGACCGCGTCCGTCTCATGGAGACCCGCCCGCTGTCGGCCACCAAGCGGTGGCGCGTGGTGGAGATCCTCGAGAAGGCCAAGTAG
- the rplX gene encoding 50S ribosomal protein L24 yields the protein MKIRKGDEVIVIAGKDKGATGKVLRVIPREERVVVEGVNLITKNIKADQQRAGKESGRVTVEAPLHVSNVAIVEDGKPARVGYRTNDDGTKVRISRRSGKEI from the coding sequence ATGAAGATCCGTAAGGGCGACGAGGTCATCGTCATCGCCGGCAAGGACAAGGGCGCGACGGGCAAGGTCCTGCGCGTCATCCCCCGCGAGGAGCGGGTCGTCGTCGAGGGCGTCAACCTCATCACCAAGAACATCAAGGCCGACCAGCAGCGTGCCGGCAAGGAGAGCGGTCGCGTCACGGTCGAGGCGCCGCTGCACGTCAGCAACGTCGCGATCGTCGAGGACGGCAAGCCGGCCCGGGTCGGTTACCGCACCAACGACGACGGCACGAAGGTTCGGATCTCGCGCCGTAGCGGTAAGGAGATCTGA
- the rplN gene encoding 50S ribosomal protein L14 gives MIQQESRLKVADNTGAKEILCIRVLGGSGRRYAGVGDIIVATVKDALPGAGVKKGDVVKAVVVRTRKERRRPDGSYIRFDENAAVLIKDGGDPRGTRIFGPVGRELREKKFMRIISLAPEVL, from the coding sequence GTGATCCAGCAGGAGTCGCGACTCAAGGTCGCCGACAACACGGGTGCGAAGGAGATCCTTTGCATCCGCGTTCTCGGCGGCTCGGGTCGGCGCTACGCGGGAGTCGGCGACATCATCGTCGCGACGGTGAAGGACGCCCTTCCCGGTGCCGGCGTGAAGAAGGGTGACGTCGTCAAGGCGGTCGTCGTGCGCACCCGCAAGGAGCGCCGGCGCCCGGACGGCTCCTACATCCGCTTCGACGAGAACGCCGCCGTCCTCATCAAGGACGGCGGCGACCCCCGCGGCACCCGTATCTTCGGCCCGGTGGGCCGCGAACTGCGCGAGAAGAAGTTCATGCGCATCATCTCGCTCGCGCCGGAGGTGCTCTGA